The following proteins are co-located in the Vigna unguiculata cultivar IT97K-499-35 chromosome 9, ASM411807v1, whole genome shotgun sequence genome:
- the LOC114163351 gene encoding probable beta-D-xylosidase 7: MALSFTFAAIIFLTLHTVHSSNPPFACDWSNPASKSYPFCNPKLPIPQRTKDLLSRLTLQEKLSQLVNTAPSIPRLGIPAYQWWSEALHGVGSVGPGIHFNGSVSSATSFPQVILSAATFDPLLWYRIGRAIGIEARAIYNAAQAQGLTFWAPNINIFRDPRWGRGQETPGEDPLLTSRYAVSYVRGLQGDSFHGGKLRGHLQASACCKHFTAYDLDNWKGVDRFRFDARVSLQDLADTYQPPFQSCVQQGGASGIMCAYNRVNGVPSCADFNLLTKTVRKEWRFRGYVTSDCGAVGIIHDQQGFAKSAEDAVADVLRAGMDVECGSYLTDHAESAVLQKKVSMSEIDRALHNLFSIRMRLGLFGGNPSSLPFGMIGPNHVCSKEHQYLALEAARNGIVLLKNSPKLLPLPKTSPSISLAVIGPNANASPLILLGNYAGPPCKFLTILQGFQHYVKNAVYHPGCDGGPKCSSAQIEEAVEVAKKVDYVVLVMGLDQSEEREKRDRIHLDLPGKQLELVNSVAEASKKPVILVLLCGGPVDISSAKYNHKIGGILWAGYPGELGGIALAQIIFGDHNPGGRLPVTWYPKDYIKVPMTDMRMRADPSTGYPGRTYRFYKGPKVYEFGYGLSYSNYSYEFVSVTHDKLHLNQSSTHLMVEDSETVRYKLVSELGEQTCQSMSLSVTVRVQNHGSMVGKHPVLLFMRPKNQKSGNPVKQLVGFESVMLDAGEMTHVGFSVSPCEHLSRANEAGAMIIEEGSQVLLVDDQEHPIHIIV, from the exons ATGGCCCTCAGCTTCACTTTTGCAGCCATTATTTTCCTCACTCTTCACACAGTTCACTCATCTAACCCACCATTCGCTTGCGATTGGTCCAATCCTGCCTCCAAATCCTACCCATTCTGCAACCCCAAACTCCCCATCCCCCAACGAACCAAAGATCTTCTCTCCAGACTCACACTTCAAGAAAAACTCTCCCAACTCGTCAACACCGCTCCTTCCATCCCCCGCCTCGGCATCCCCGCCTACCAGTGGTGGAGCGAGGCCCTCCACGGCGTAGGAAGCGTCGGCCCCGGCATCCACTTCAACGGCTCCGTCTCCTCCGCCACCAGCTTCCCTCAGGTCATCCTCAGTGCAGCCACCTTCGACCCCCTCCTCTGGTACCGAATCGGACGCGCCATTGGGATCGAAGCCCGCGCAATCTATAATGCGGCCCAGGCCCAGGGCCTCACCTTCTGGGCTCCCAATATCAACATCTTCAGAGACCCGCGATGGGGCAGAGGACAAGAGACACCCGGCGAAGACCCTCTCCTCACTTCCCGCTACGCAGTTTCCTACGTCAGAGGCCTCCAAGGAGACTCCTTCCACGGCGGCAAGTTGAGGGGCCACCTTCAAGCCTCCGCCTGTTGCAAACACTTCACCGCTTACGATCTGGACAATTGGAAGGGCGTGGATCGCTTTCGCTTCGATGCTCGC GTGAGTCTGCAAGATTTAGCGGACACATACCAGCCTCCGTTTCAGAGTTGCGTACAGCAAGGAGGAGCCAGCGGGATAATGTGTGCTTACAACCGCGTGAACGGTGTTCCGAGCTGTGCGGATTTCAACCTGTTAACCAAAACGGTCAGAAAAGAATGGCGTTTCCGTGGCTATGTTACGTCTGATTGTGGAGCCGTCGGGATCATACATGACCAGCAAGGGTTTGCAAAATCAGCGGAGGATGCTGTAGCCGATGTTCTTCGTGCTG GGATGGATGTGGAATGTGGTAGCTATCTGACGGATCATGCTGAATCCGCAGTGTTGCAGAAAAAAGTATCGATGTCTGAAATAGACCGTGCCCTTCACAACCTGTTCTCTATTAGAATGAGGCTAGGCCTGTTTGGTGGAAATCCAAGCAGTCTCCCATTTGGCATGATTGGTCCCAATCATGTGTGTTCCAAAGAGCACCAATATCTAGCTCTTGAAGCTGCAAGAAATGGCATTGTCCTCTTAAAAAACTCTCCCAAACTTCTACCACTTCCAAAAACAAGCCCCAGCATTTCCTTAGCAGTGATAGGTCCCAATGCCAATGCTTCTCCACTAATTCTTCTTGGAAACTATGCTGGCCCTCCTTGTAAATTTCTCACAATATTGCAAGGCTTTCAGCACTACGTTAAGAACGCCGTTTATCATCCTGGCTGTGATGGTGGACCAAAGTGTTCTTCGGCTCAAATTGAGGAGGCAGTGGAAGTTGCAAAAAAGGTGGATTATGTGGTGCTGGTTATGGGATTGGATCAAAGTGAAGAGAGGGAAAAACGTGATCGCATTCATCTAGACTTGCCGGGCAAGCAACTTGAACTCGTGAACAGCGTTGCTGAAGCTTCTAAAAAACCAGTTATTTTGGTGCTGCTTTGTGGAGGGCCTGTAGATATCAGTTCAGCCAAGTATAACCACAAAATTGGAGGCATCCTCTGGGCTGGTTATCCGGGAGAACTTGGAGGCATTGCACTTGCACAGATTATATTTGGTGACCACAACCCAG GAGGAAGACTCCCTGTTACTTGGTACCCAAAAGATTACATCAAAGTACCGATGACAGACATGAGAATGAGAGCTGATCCTTCTACAGGCTATCCTGGGAGAACTTACCGGTTTTACAAAGGTCCAAAAGTGTATGAATTTGGCTATGGACTGAGCTACTCAAACTATTCCTATGAGTTTGTTTCTGTTACACATGACAAGCTTCACTTGAACCAATCATCCACTCATTTGATGGTTGAAGATTCAGAAACGGTAAGGTACAAACTAGTTTCTGAGTTGGGAGAACAAACCTGCCAAAGCATGTCACTCTCGGTCACAGTGAGAGTTCAAAATCATGGAAGCATGGTGGGGAAGCATCCTGTACTGCTGTTTATGAGACCTAAAAACCAGAAAAGTGGAAACCCTGTGAAACAGTTGGTTGGTTTCGAAAGTGTGATGCTTGATGCAGGGGAAATGACTCATGTTGGATTTTCGGTAAGTCCTTGCGAACATCTTAGTAGAGCAAATGAAGCTGGTGCAATGATTATTGAAGAAGGGTCTCAGGTGTTGCTTGTGGATGATCAAGAGCACCCAATACATATAATTGTTTGA
- the LOC114162304 gene encoding uncharacterized WD repeat-containing protein C2A9.03 isoform X2 — MEHFNNDDLEYVGDHYYDDVSDFHGHTSGDILPQQPSHADSHDSDFDFDDEDLLTSNAKTDTTASEARNGKDIQGIPWERLNYSRDKYRETRLKQYKNYESLSRSRNHLHKECLNVQKGKTFYDFFFNTRLVKSTIVHFQLRNLLWATSKHDVYLMQNYSVMHWSAVLRRAKEVLNVAKPIVPSLRPGFLAQPVSRVQISTMTVKENLMVAGGFHGELICKNLKKPGVLFCGKITTDDNAITNAVDVYRNPAGSLRVMTANNDSQVRVFDAENFASLGCFNYDWSVNNISASPDGKLLAVLGDSTECLIADANTGKITGSLKGHLDYSFASAWHPDGRILATGNQDTTCRLWDIRNLSQSMAVLKGRMGAIRALRFTSDGRFLAMAEPADFVHVFDSHSGYVEGQEIDLFGEIAGISFSPDTEALFVGIADRTYGSLLEFVRKRYNYYLDSFF, encoded by the exons ATGGAGCACTTCAACAACGACGATCTTGAGTACGTCGGCGACCACTACTACGACGACGTTTCTGATTTCCATGGCCACACCTCCGGCGACATTCTTCCTCAGCAACCCTCCCATGCCGACTCCCACGACTCTGACTTTGACTTTGACGACGAAGATCTCCTAACC AGTAATGCAAAGACTGATACCACCGCTTCTGAAGCCAGAAACGGGAAGGACATCCAGGGAATCCCCTGGGAGAGGCTCAATTATAGCAGAGACAAGTACCGCGAGACTCGATTGAAGCAGTATAAGAATTACGAGAGCCTCTCCCGTTCACGCAACCACCTTCATAAG GAGTGCTTGAACGTGCAGAAGGGGAAGACCTTCTATGACTTCTTCTTCAATACCAGGCTCGTCAAATCCACAATTGTGCATTTTCAG CTGAGGAACTTGTTGTGGGCAACTTCGAAGCATGATGTATACCTTATGCAAAACTACTCAGTGATGCACTGGTCCGCAGTATTACGAAGGGCTAAAGAAGTGCTTAACGTAGCCAAACCAATTGTTCCAAGTCTG CGTCCTGGATTTTTAGCTCAGCCAGTCTCTAGAGTGCAAATAAGCACCATGACTGTTAAGGAAAATCTGATGGTGGCAGGTGGTTTCCATGGTGAGCTTATATGCAAG AATTTGAAGAAGCCTGGAGTTCTATTTTGTGGTAAAATAACTACAGATGATAATGCCATAACCAATGCTGTGGACGTTTACCGCAATCCAGC TGGGTCGTTGAGGGTCATGACAGCAAATAATGATTCCCAAGTTCGGGTTTTTGATGCAGAGAATTTTGCTTCTCTTGGTTGTTTCAACTATGATTGGTCTGTTAAT AATATTTCGGCTAGCCCGGATGGGAAGTTGTTAGCTGTACTTGGGGACAGTACAGAGTGCTTGATAGCTGATGCTAACACTGGAAAG ATTACTGGAAGCTTAAAAGGTCACTTGGACTACTCTTTTGCATCGGCGTGGCATCCAGATGGACGGATATTAGCTACTGGGAACCAGGACACAACTTGCAGGTTGTGGGACATAAGAAATCTTTCACAGTCTATGGCTGTGTTAAAGGGAAGAATGGGTGCAATAAGAGCCTTAAGATTCACCTCTGATGGACGGTTTTTGGCCATGGCTGAGCCTGCAGACTTCGTCCATGTTTTTGACTCTCATTCTGGTTATGTAGAAGGTCAAGAGATAGATCTATTTGGCGAGATTGCTGGTATATCCTTTAGCCCAGACACAGAGGCTCTATTTGTGGGCATTGCTGACAGAACCTATGGTAGCTTGTTAGAGTTCGTCAGAAAACGTTACAATTATTACCTGGACTCCTTTTTTTAG
- the LOC114162304 gene encoding uncharacterized WD repeat-containing protein C2A9.03 isoform X1, translating into MEHFNNDDLEYVGDHYYDDVSDFHGHTSGDILPQQPSHADSHDSDFDFDDEDLLTSNAKTDTTASEARNGKDIQGIPWERLNYSRDKYRETRLKQYKNYESLSRSRNHLHKECLNVQKGKTFYDFFFNTRLVKSTIVHFQLRNLLWATSKHDVYLMQNYSVMHWSAVLRRAKEVLNVAKPIVPSLKRPGFLAQPVSRVQISTMTVKENLMVAGGFHGELICKNLKKPGVLFCGKITTDDNAITNAVDVYRNPAGSLRVMTANNDSQVRVFDAENFASLGCFNYDWSVNNISASPDGKLLAVLGDSTECLIADANTGKITGSLKGHLDYSFASAWHPDGRILATGNQDTTCRLWDIRNLSQSMAVLKGRMGAIRALRFTSDGRFLAMAEPADFVHVFDSHSGYVEGQEIDLFGEIAGISFSPDTEALFVGIADRTYGSLLEFVRKRYNYYLDSFF; encoded by the exons ATGGAGCACTTCAACAACGACGATCTTGAGTACGTCGGCGACCACTACTACGACGACGTTTCTGATTTCCATGGCCACACCTCCGGCGACATTCTTCCTCAGCAACCCTCCCATGCCGACTCCCACGACTCTGACTTTGACTTTGACGACGAAGATCTCCTAACC AGTAATGCAAAGACTGATACCACCGCTTCTGAAGCCAGAAACGGGAAGGACATCCAGGGAATCCCCTGGGAGAGGCTCAATTATAGCAGAGACAAGTACCGCGAGACTCGATTGAAGCAGTATAAGAATTACGAGAGCCTCTCCCGTTCACGCAACCACCTTCATAAG GAGTGCTTGAACGTGCAGAAGGGGAAGACCTTCTATGACTTCTTCTTCAATACCAGGCTCGTCAAATCCACAATTGTGCATTTTCAG CTGAGGAACTTGTTGTGGGCAACTTCGAAGCATGATGTATACCTTATGCAAAACTACTCAGTGATGCACTGGTCCGCAGTATTACGAAGGGCTAAAGAAGTGCTTAACGTAGCCAAACCAATTGTTCCAAGTCTG AAGCGTCCTGGATTTTTAGCTCAGCCAGTCTCTAGAGTGCAAATAAGCACCATGACTGTTAAGGAAAATCTGATGGTGGCAGGTGGTTTCCATGGTGAGCTTATATGCAAG AATTTGAAGAAGCCTGGAGTTCTATTTTGTGGTAAAATAACTACAGATGATAATGCCATAACCAATGCTGTGGACGTTTACCGCAATCCAGC TGGGTCGTTGAGGGTCATGACAGCAAATAATGATTCCCAAGTTCGGGTTTTTGATGCAGAGAATTTTGCTTCTCTTGGTTGTTTCAACTATGATTGGTCTGTTAAT AATATTTCGGCTAGCCCGGATGGGAAGTTGTTAGCTGTACTTGGGGACAGTACAGAGTGCTTGATAGCTGATGCTAACACTGGAAAG ATTACTGGAAGCTTAAAAGGTCACTTGGACTACTCTTTTGCATCGGCGTGGCATCCAGATGGACGGATATTAGCTACTGGGAACCAGGACACAACTTGCAGGTTGTGGGACATAAGAAATCTTTCACAGTCTATGGCTGTGTTAAAGGGAAGAATGGGTGCAATAAGAGCCTTAAGATTCACCTCTGATGGACGGTTTTTGGCCATGGCTGAGCCTGCAGACTTCGTCCATGTTTTTGACTCTCATTCTGGTTATGTAGAAGGTCAAGAGATAGATCTATTTGGCGAGATTGCTGGTATATCCTTTAGCCCAGACACAGAGGCTCTATTTGTGGGCATTGCTGACAGAACCTATGGTAGCTTGTTAGAGTTCGTCAGAAAACGTTACAATTATTACCTGGACTCCTTTTTTTAG
- the LOC114162304 gene encoding uncharacterized WD repeat-containing protein C2A9.03 isoform X3, whose product MLRNLLWATSKHDVYLMQNYSVMHWSAVLRRAKEVLNVAKPIVPSLKRPGFLAQPVSRVQISTMTVKENLMVAGGFHGELICKNLKKPGVLFCGKITTDDNAITNAVDVYRNPAGSLRVMTANNDSQVRVFDAENFASLGCFNYDWSVNNISASPDGKLLAVLGDSTECLIADANTGKITGSLKGHLDYSFASAWHPDGRILATGNQDTTCRLWDIRNLSQSMAVLKGRMGAIRALRFTSDGRFLAMAEPADFVHVFDSHSGYVEGQEIDLFGEIAGISFSPDTEALFVGIADRTYGSLLEFVRKRYNYYLDSFF is encoded by the exons ATG CTGAGGAACTTGTTGTGGGCAACTTCGAAGCATGATGTATACCTTATGCAAAACTACTCAGTGATGCACTGGTCCGCAGTATTACGAAGGGCTAAAGAAGTGCTTAACGTAGCCAAACCAATTGTTCCAAGTCTG AAGCGTCCTGGATTTTTAGCTCAGCCAGTCTCTAGAGTGCAAATAAGCACCATGACTGTTAAGGAAAATCTGATGGTGGCAGGTGGTTTCCATGGTGAGCTTATATGCAAG AATTTGAAGAAGCCTGGAGTTCTATTTTGTGGTAAAATAACTACAGATGATAATGCCATAACCAATGCTGTGGACGTTTACCGCAATCCAGC TGGGTCGTTGAGGGTCATGACAGCAAATAATGATTCCCAAGTTCGGGTTTTTGATGCAGAGAATTTTGCTTCTCTTGGTTGTTTCAACTATGATTGGTCTGTTAAT AATATTTCGGCTAGCCCGGATGGGAAGTTGTTAGCTGTACTTGGGGACAGTACAGAGTGCTTGATAGCTGATGCTAACACTGGAAAG ATTACTGGAAGCTTAAAAGGTCACTTGGACTACTCTTTTGCATCGGCGTGGCATCCAGATGGACGGATATTAGCTACTGGGAACCAGGACACAACTTGCAGGTTGTGGGACATAAGAAATCTTTCACAGTCTATGGCTGTGTTAAAGGGAAGAATGGGTGCAATAAGAGCCTTAAGATTCACCTCTGATGGACGGTTTTTGGCCATGGCTGAGCCTGCAGACTTCGTCCATGTTTTTGACTCTCATTCTGGTTATGTAGAAGGTCAAGAGATAGATCTATTTGGCGAGATTGCTGGTATATCCTTTAGCCCAGACACAGAGGCTCTATTTGTGGGCATTGCTGACAGAACCTATGGTAGCTTGTTAGAGTTCGTCAGAAAACGTTACAATTATTACCTGGACTCCTTTTTTTAG
- the LOC114164663 gene encoding uncharacterized protein LOC114164663 — protein MAPRPPPPPIPSPDSSHLVGTIEAMLAAMQQQNANMVNQHNLALQQMESARLAAETTQQRHLEALHQLGENRSVAGSSQAPPPRVQEWSLEDFLKHHPSRFDGKTTPDEADQWMRDMERIFEAKRCPPESRLAYSEYLLAGKAVHWWSSMKMMLEDSRETITWELFKKKFYAEYFPDSVRYAKEMEFLQLMQGEMSVSEYAKKFKHLGRFHTLRMAEDWQCRKFENGLRGDLKLLVAPLSIKEFPALVEKARVMEKLKAEVEAQQQSQQKVGGPSGSTSRQDDRRKPYSRPPPQGSRRFSPQSHQSPQHQSPQHLSPRPRCFQCGGPHMRSTYPQLGSRWACYRCGQEGHILRDCPTGRSIVPRLSAQSQSQQTRGSARPQAAGRVYAMTGTEANKAELKPDGDASS, from the exons ATGGCACCTagacctcctcctcctcctattCCTAGCCCGGATAGCTCTCACTTGGTGGGGACTATTGAGGCGATGTTGGCAGCCATGCAGCAGCAAAATGCTAACATGGTGAACCAGCACAACTTGGCCTTGCAGCAGATGGAGTCTGCTAGACTCGCAGCAGAGACCACCCAACAGAGGCACTTGGAGGCCTTACATCAGCTAGGGGAGAATCGATCTGTGGCTGGATCTTCCCAAGCTCCACCACCACGAGTGCAAGAATGGAGTTTGGAGGACTTTCTTAAGCATCATCCATCCCGCTTTGATGGCAAGACCACTCCAGATGAGGCAGATCAGTGGATGCGAGATATGGAGAGGATATTTGAAGCCAAAAGATGCCCACCAGAGAGTAGACTGGCATATTCTGAGTACTTACTAGCCGGAAAGGCTGTTCATTGGTGGTCTAGCATGAAGATGATGTTAGAAGACAGTAGGGAGACCATCACTTGGGAGCTATTCAAGAAGAAATTCTATGCTGAGTACTTCCCAGACAGTGTGAGGTATGCCAAGGAAATGGAGTTCTTACAGTTGATGCAAGGAGAGATGTCCGTATCTGAGTATGCGAAGAAGTTCAAGCACTTGGGCAGATTTCACACCTTAAGGATGGCAGAAGACTGGCAGTGtaggaagtttgagaatgggTTGAGAGGTGATCTCAAACTCCTGGTGGCTCCACTCTCTATAAAGGAGTTCCCTGCTTTGGTGGAAAAAGCAAGAGTAATGGAGAAGCTGAAAGCAGAAGTTGAGGCCCAGCAACAGTCTCAACAGAAGGTgggaggaccatctgggtccacgAGCCGACAGGATGATAGGAGGAAGCCCTACTCCAGACCTCCGCCTCAGGGGTCCAGGAGATTCTCACCACAGTCACATCAGTCTCCTCAGCATCAGTCCCCTCAGCACCTTTCTCCCAGGCCTCGGTGTTTTCAGTGCGGAGGGCCCCATATGAGGAGCACTTATCCTCAGCTTGGTAGTAGGTGGGCGTGTTATAGATGTGGCCAGGAAGGTCACATTCTCAGAGATTGCCCTACTGGCCGGAGCATAGTGCCAAGACTTTCGGCACAATCACAGTCGCAGCAGACACGAGGAAGTGCTAGACCTCAGGCAGCTGGTAGAGTATATGCCATGACGGGCACAGAGGCGAACAAAGCAG AGTTGAAACCTGATGGAGACGCTTCCTCTTGA